In Methanobrevibacter sp., the following proteins share a genomic window:
- a CDS encoding Ig-like domain-containing protein, translating into MSIASNVIDENTRLGTARTLMREKLAANGIYYNNQDSIFQLVRRWNLKYADVSFNTPYSSEIYAGAEIRVGATVTDSSTDDPISGMPVTVISGGQTYTILTDSNGEASVTLTVGEVGSTFSGIVYAGKRSDDWSYEVPAFAEFSDYADYGDTGLYDIVKYPSDITHSFEIVEVSYTGNYDLSKQTTAASVVMAIPKVYSNGIGGTNGIHIELALRQKKDSNQGWGDAIALVNSKSLSHYRDTKILELGAYPAKKGLKYSTSDHVVRDVNVSSGQLTLDSQLYYFDLYYDNGYVKATIRHGTTNDFTYEADISDKITFDTFYPAVMIYDAGGHIQWESMDVEPWTHEEE; encoded by the coding sequence ATGAGCATAGCCAGTAATGTTATAGATGAAAATACAAGACTTGGAACAGCCAGAACATTAATGAGAGAGAAACTTGCAGCCAACGGAATTTACTATAACAACCAGGACAGTATATTCCAGCTTGTGAGAAGATGGAACCTGAAATATGCTGATGTCAGTTTCAACACTCCTTACTCAAGTGAGATTTATGCAGGAGCAGAAATTAGAGTGGGAGCAACAGTAACCGACTCATCAACTGACGATCCAATTTCAGGAATGCCAGTAACTGTAATTTCAGGAGGCCAAACCTATACTATACTAACAGACAGTAACGGTGAAGCCTCAGTAACATTGACAGTTGGCGAAGTAGGTTCAACATTTTCAGGCATAGTATATGCAGGAAAAAGAAGTGATGATTGGAGCTATGAAGTTCCGGCATTTGCAGAATTTTCAGATTACGCCGATTACGGAGATACAGGATTATATGATATAGTAAAATATCCATCAGACATTACACATTCATTTGAAATTGTAGAAGTAAGTTATACTGGAAATTATGACTTATCAAAACAGACAACAGCCGCAAGCGTGGTAATGGCAATACCAAAAGTATATTCAAACGGTATTGGCGGGACAAACGGAATTCATATCGAGCTGGCCTTGCGCCAGAAAAAGGACAGCAACCAGGGATGGGGAGATGCAATAGCTTTAGTCAATTCAAAATCATTAAGCCATTACAGAGATACAAAAATTCTGGAACTGGGTGCTTATCCCGCTAAGAAAGGACTTAAATATTCCACATCCGACCATGTAGTAAGGGATGTTAATGTTTCATCCGGACAATTGACTTTAGACTCACAGCTGTATTATTTTGATTTGTATTATGATAACGGATATGTTAAAGCTACAATAAGACATGGAACTACAAATGATTTCACATATGAGGCAGATATCTCAGATAAGATAACATTTGATACATTCTATCCGGCAGTAATGATTTACGATGCAGGAGGACACATTCAGTGGGAAAGCATGGACGTAGAGCCATGGACACATGAGGAGGAATAA